TCCTGGCATCCTGTAGAGACGCACTTGTAGCTAGGAAGTACTGACTGTTTGCCCTTTACAGGTGAAGATGGCAAGCTCTGAGGACGAGCTGATCGGGATCCCTTTCCCAGAGCACAGCAGTGATCTCCTGAGCAGTCTGAATGAGCAGCGGCACAGCGGGGTGCTCTGTGACATCACCATTAAGACCCGCGGGCTTGAGTACCCCACCCACCGCGCAGTGCTGGCGGCCTGTAGCGACTACTTCCGCAAGATGTTCACTGGCATGCCAGGCCGAGGCAAGTGCCCAGACGTGTGCCAGCTGGATTTCCTCAAACCCGACGCCCTGGGTGCCCTGCTGGACTTTGCCTACACGGCGACCCTGACCATCAGTAATGGCAACATGCGGGACGTGCTGCGCGCTGCCAGGCTGCTGGAGATCCCCTGCGTGGTGCATGCGTGTGTGGACATCCTGCAGTGCAACGGGCACCGGGAGGAGATGGGGGGCGACGCGGAGGATCTGGAGTGTTTCCTGCGGGCACGTCAGTACTTGGATAGTTATATGGAGAATGGGGAGAATGCAACTCCGCCCCCTGAAGCAGAGAGCCCCCCTCCTCATCCTCACAATATTCCCGTGCCCCCCAAATCCGTGCAGATCATTCCCCGGCGGGGCAGGAAGAAATTCCTACAGGTCAATCCCAACCGCAGGAACCAGAACGGGAATCTCCTCCGAGGGGCAGACGACTCGCTGGAAAGAGATGCCAGTCACGCTGGGTCGCCCCCTAATGAGCCAAGCCTGGGCTACGAGACATACGCACAGGATAATGGATTGGGGGGCCACACCATCTTTGTCCCCCCTTCACCCCC
This Xenopus laevis strain J_2021 chromosome 8S, Xenopus_laevis_v10.1, whole genome shotgun sequence DNA region includes the following protein-coding sequences:
- the zbtb7b.S gene encoding zinc finger and BTB domain containing 7B S homeolog isoform X1; protein product: MASSEDELIGIPFPEHSSDLLSSLNEQRHSGVLCDITIKTRGLEYPTHRAVLAACSDYFRKMFTGMPGRGKCPDVCQLDFLKPDALGALLDFAYTATLTISNGNMRDVLRAARLLEIPCVVHACVDILQCNGHREEMGGDAEDLECFLRARQYLDSYMENGENATPPPEAESPPPHPHNIPVPPKSVQIIPRRGRKKFLQVNPNRRNQNGNLLRGADDSLERDASHAGSPPNEPSLGYETYAQDNGLGGHTIFVPPSPPEEILSDEETSDMGFHNPYDLENPVSAGLDVSDKLVRKRRSQLPQECPVCHKIIHGAGKLPRHMRTHTGEKPFVCQVCGVRFTRNDKLKIHMRKHTGERPYCCEHCSARFLHSYDLKNHMHLHTGDRPFECSLCHKAFAKEDHLQRHMKGQNCLEVRTRRRRKEEPTVPHMHPALDLSNGKLDDVPLSMIRFWGIPVPRSGGGSPEGVLDAS